CTTTTTCGACCTGACGCTACTCATTAACGGTCCATGACACTCGGGCCCGAAAGCGTGCGGGGCCGCCAACAAGAGACAGATACGGCAGCATTTCGCGTCGCCTTCGTTTTCTTGGACGGGTGAAAACCTAGATGACGTCCCccacctcctctcctcctcccccAATCAGCCGCCTCCTCCAATCCCCTGGCTCTCCCATTCCTCTCCCTCCCGCGCCGCCATCGCCGTCTCCTCCCGGCGACGGCGCATCGACTGGCAGCGGCGACGGCGCATCCCCGGCTTCGATTCCCCTGCCAGCGTCGCTTGACGCGGGAGCCGGCGGCTGCAGGGACCGCGCGTTGAGCGACGGCGGCTGCTGGACGCGGCAGCAGCGGTGGCACGCGATGCGCGCCAAGCTGGCGGCGGCGACCTTCTGCGTGGCCACAGAGTGCGGCGTCGAGTTCGGGCGTGGAGAGGCTGTGGAGCTGGTGCGGGCCGTCGGGGGGAGAGCGcggggaggagcaggaggagggagcggaggagcACGCGGCGTGGCGCCGCTCCTTCTCTTGAGCAGGCCGGCCCTGGATGCGGTCAAGAAACCTGCAGCGGTGGCGCCCATCGACCATCACTGACGAGCGCGATGGAGGCGGACGAGACGATGGTGGTGGCGGGCGAGAGGAGGCACTGCTGGAGCGCGTCCTGTGGAGGGTGGCGACGGCCAGTCTTTGCACAAGGTCAGAGAAGAGCATCCCATTTGACACAAATGAGCTCTTTCTCTCCCCCTGGGAGcatcatcttctctttatttttACTGACTCCTTTTGATTCCTACCACcctaattttattttattttgcagctAGAGTTTGGATGTCTAGGGATTCACCGAGAGCGACAACAACCACCATTGGCCTTCGTGGACTCCATTGCTGCCCCAGGTGTGCTCATCCTCTTCTCTCTAGCTTTTCCCTGTTTATTCTCATGTACTCTATCCAACTACATATGATATTTCTCAAATATGTGCGCTCTCTCATCAGGTTGCTTGTTTTCTCTGAATGTTAATCTTAAAATTAAAAAGGCCGAACTGCCAAAAAGAGGCCAATGCTTGATTTTGCTCACTATTCAGATGCCTATGGTCTATAATTGTTGTGTTTTGATTGCAGTTTCGTTACCGGGTTTGCTTTGGCACATAGAGTGCTTACAGATCAAGCCCTCTACTTGGCTGCTTTGAGGTGAGCCCTTTCAGTCCCTCCGCTTTTTAAGCTGCTGAGTGAAACCAGGACCTTTCATATGACAATCAATTCTGCCATTAATTTATATTTGTGTAATTTGTAGTTTCAGCTACATTGGTCTACCCTCAAATTTAATTTTCTTCGCATGTTCACCAAATTGAATACTGATAATCTTTGTAGTTATTTTCAGTTTTGTTTAATCTATCTCGCTTTTTTGCCTCTAGATTGGTTGCGTAGTAAGCAATAATGACTAGGAGTAGCATCTTTTTACCATACTTGTTTCCCCTGTCCAAGCATGCATCTTATGGTTGGTGTGTGATTTGAGCTGACACATTAATTTACTGAAAATAACATATATTTTGTGTGCCGGTGACATCGGCTGGTGTTGGTTGGGGGCAGACAACGGCATGTTCTGCAGCTCGGGGAGTCGTCGGCGGCGGCAGATGGGTCCTGCACCTTCAAGGTGTTGTGCTGCCTCTCTGCTTCCTGATTATGTTAATTAGGCCATGTGTGCTATGTTGGTAATATTTTTAGTAGTGCTTCTCGCATACTGGTTTTTACACTTCACTTTATGGTGTTGGAAATATAAATAGTGATCATGAAGATATCAATAGGAGATGAATCAAGGAAACTTAGTTTGTATACTTTAGTTTATAGTATATTTTGGATCATTTGTGGGAGTGAGTAGTACTTTCTTGCGGAGGCCCGGAGGTGGCGGCGGCCAGAATGGAAGGGCCTGGACCTCACAGCAGCTCATGTAAATAATAGGGTTCTTTCAAGTAATGGATGCAGCTCATGTAAATAATAGGGTTCTTTCAAGTAATGGATGCACTCGGTTTTCTATTCTCTTGTGATAGGGTTCCTTTTGTTATGCACATGTCAGCAAGTAGGATATATTAATGGTTAGTCGACCTTGTCTGAATTTGCCAGTGCGAGCTATATAACATTTACTTTATACTCCATGCTCTTAGGCTTGGATAATTAAATGTTAGTTCTCAATTCTTTTCTATTCTCTTATGATAGGGTGTCTTTTGTTATATGTATGCTGACTTCTTTATTTTGATAATGCAGTTTAAATATTTCCTTATGATGCAGTGAGATAATATGCCAGGTTTGCCTCTTTGTAGTCCACTCAATTTGAGAATAAGTATGAGTATGTAGTGGTCCATAGGATTCTTGTCAGTTCTGTTCTATTTGCACTACTATCACAGTAAACCTGAAATTGTAGTTATGTTCCATTTTGTTTGATATATAACATAGACATTATTGTTGTTTTTTCAGCTAAAGCAACGGCAACTCCAGGAAAATCGTGTGTTTGCTGCTGCTAATAAAATGCAGATCCAATTAGTGTCCGTCAGCTGTGCGGAAATACGAGTATCTCCAGGTGACTCTCCTGAATATGCTTGCCATGTGATTAATTTAAATTACTTTCTTGCCATTGCATATCTGAAATTTCTTTTCGCTTATGATGGGCTTACCTGTTGCTTTGCATTATTGGTGACCATTGATGTTTTCCTTGTGCAGTGGAGTCCATACTCGATGGTAGGCTTGATGGATATTGCAAGTGTGCTTGGACTGGTTTCTTGCGGGAAGCACCCTCAA
This region of Lolium perenne isolate Kyuss_39 chromosome 2, Kyuss_2.0, whole genome shotgun sequence genomic DNA includes:
- the LOC139835160 gene encoding uncharacterized protein, whose protein sequence is MEADETMVVAGERRHCWSASCGGWRRPVFAQARVWMSRDSPRATTTTIGLRGLHCCPSFVTGFALAHRVLTDQALYLAALRQRHVLQLGESSAAADGSCTFKFKYFLMMQ